From the Pseudomonas sp. VD-NE ins genome, the window AAACCGCGCTCCAGTCGAGCATGGCGCCTTCCGTGAGGAAAACAATGAAACACAGACAGCCCAACAGCAGCACGATCCCCCTTGGCAGCGCCAACAACGGACCGTCTCTCTCCGTGCCATAGGGCAACAAACCTGGCGCAGCCTTGTACAGCGCGGCGAGGATAATCGCCACCAGACAAAGCACGGACAGCAGTGGATTCAGTCCCAGGCTGAGCATCGCCGTCATGGCCCCGGAACCGGCGATACCGCCGACACTGTAGAGCCCGTGAAAACCGGATTGCAGGGTTTCGCCGCTGTTCTTTTCAACGATGATGGACTGGATATTGATCGCGCAATCGAGCATGCCCATGCTGGCGCCGAACCCCAGCACGGCGAGCGCCAGCCCCGGCAGCCATGTCAGATGGCTGAGCATCGGCAGCACCGAACACAACGCGAGAGTTGAGCAGATGATCACTGGCCGGCAGCCAAAACGTGCAGTCAGGTAACCGGCAAACGGCATGGCGACGATCGAGCCGATACCAAATCCCAGCAACAACAGGCCCAGTCCACCGTCGTCCAGTCCGGTACGCGCTTTCACCAACGGAACAAGTGGTGCCCAGGCCGACATCACAATGCCGGTGATCAAAAATACAATGCGCGTGGACACGCGTTCGCCGTGGTTTGCATAAGCTGCCAGGGATGACGTCGAGGTGTTCATTGATGCGGACATCCTATCGGTGTCTCCCGGCTTTTTCGGCGACGAACCGGAACAACAGTTTTTCGAGACGAAAGAGTCCCTGCCAGCATCCGTCGGGATGCTGAAGGGAGGAGGGGTGGAACTGGTGAGGAGAACCCGGATCAGCCAACAGACTTCAACGGGATAGGGCCTTTGAGCCGATCCATCATGGTCGCGCAGTACCAGTCATCGAACTGACAAACACCAGTCTCGGCTGTTTCCGAATAAGGACCCGGCTCGTACGAAGGCGAGGTCACGCCGCGCTGGGTGCCTTCGACCAGCGTGCGGTCCTGATCGTTGGTGGCAATCCAGACTTTGGTCAGGCGTTCGAGATCGTAATCCACGCCTTCCACTGCGCTGTCGGGTACCAGCCATTTGGTGGTGACCAAGGTTTCAGTGGCGCTGATCGGCAGCACGCGGAAGCTCAACGCGTGGTCACCGAGGAAGTGATTCCAGGTGGACGGGTAGTGGAAGTACAACAGCGCGCCGATGTCCGCTTCAGCTGTCTTGTCCAGGCGACCGGCAACGGCTGGTTTGCCATCCATGGTGTAGCTGACGGCACCGGATGACAGGGGAATACGGGTCATGCGGAACTGACCATTGATATCCATCACCAAACGGCTTGGTAACCCGGCGCTCTCGCACTTGGACCAGTAGGCCGAGAGTTCGGGATCATCTTCACCACTGATGCCGCCCACCGAAAGGTTATCGACGAACGAATGCAGCAGCTCCGGGTGTGAGCCGTCGCAGTGGTAACACTCGCGATTGTTTTCGAAGACCAGTTTCCAGTTGCCTTTCTCGACGATGTTCGATTCGAACGCCACTTTGCAGTTTTCAAGATAGTGCGGCGCTACAAAAGGGCTGACGGCTTTGCGGAATCCTTCGAAGTCGGGAGCCTTGGCGGCCACGCAGACATAAATGTAGGTATCGACGATCTCGCAGTGAACGCTTTTCAGACTGTATTGGGATTTGTCGAAATCCTGGCCCATGTTGCCGGCGAACAACAGGTTGCCATCCAGCTCGTACGTCCACTTGTGATACGGGCAAACCATCTTCGCCACTTTGCCGTGATCGGCCTCACAGATTTTCGCGCCACGGTGACGGCAGGCGTTATGGAATGCCCGGACCTCGCCGTCTTTGCCACGGACGACGGCAACGGGATAGTCACCGATTTGCAGGGTGAAATACTGCCCCGGTTTGGTAATTTCAAACGTGTGGCCGGCGAAGATCCAGTCCTTGTGCCAGATCTGCTCAAGGTCCTGACGGTAAACGCTTTCATTGCTGTAAAGAGCGCCCGGCAGCGAGTGCCAGGGTTTGCGCTGTGCGATCAGGTCAAAAACACTTTCTTTATTGTTCATTTTTATCCTCCCATAGGCGACATGGTTCTCAGCCTATATGGCCGAAGACAGCCGTCACAAACGACATTTGCTGTGGGCAATTCATGCGTTGGGGTTATCGATGGGGCCTGACGGGAGCGGCGGAACTGCGGGGAAAATCGCTTCCATGGCAGTAATGGCGCAACTGGATTGAGCGATGTGTTTGATCACCGCTTTCACCTCGGCACTGCGTTCTACACCGAGACCGCTGGCGAACAGATCAAATTTCTGACTCAGCTCTGCAGCGCTGAGGGCCGTTTCGGGATCGCCACGCGCGGCGGTGACCGGACTGACCAGCACGGCACCGTTTTTCAGGGTAATGGTCAATCGCGAGAGGATTTCGTCGGGGAATCGGGCGGAGATATCGGCGGCTTCGACGACTTCGATACGACGGCTCAACGCGAGAATGTCTTCGGCAAAAATCGCCGCCCCGGTGACTTCCTCCGGACCGACCTTGCCCCGGACAATCAGTGCAGCCAGCGGAAAGGCCAAGGCGTACTGCGCCTGGTCGGCGTCACTCGGCGTATGCCCCTGCAAACACATCGACTCGTAGAACGTTTCCACTCGAACGGTTTCAATCGAGTCGGCATGGAGTTGAGGATTTTCCCGCTGCAGTTCGAGCATGGCGGTCAGCGCCGGTTGCGCCCAACGGCAGACCGGCCAGGGTTTGAAATACTGACTGTCGATCTCCCAGCGTGTACCGATGTCGGTCCAGTATTCGGCGACGGTGACATCTTCAACCGTTTCTGCCGGTGCACCGGTGATGCCTTCCCGGGCCATGAGCAGGGCGTTCAAACCCGCAAATGCGCCTGCTCCGTGGGCATCGCGCAGCATCGTCGGCGCTTGCACCACGCGCATCATCGGGCAGCGTGCGCTGAAGTATTCGGCGATGCCCAAGGCGTGGCGAAAGGTCGGTTCATCGAAGCCCAGCAAGCGCGCCCCGGCACAGACCACACCCAGCGCGGAAAAACCACCCGATGCGTGATAAGTCGGCGAAGTCGCCATCAAGGCCGAACCTGCCCGCAGCGCCGTTTCATAACCGATGCACAGGGCAGTGAGCAGTTCATGGCCGCTGATCGACTGGCCTTGATGATGCAGCGCATCGGCGAGGGCAAGCACGGCGGGAACAACAGTCGCTCCGGCGTGCCCCTTGGATTTGAAGTGGCCTTCGTGGGCGTCGAGGCTATCAGCGCTGAACCCGCCGGCCCACGCTGCGCCGAGCACGTTGACACGCTGCCCGGCAAAGATCAGGCGACTGCTATAGGCGCCCGCCGGGTAATGCCGTTCGGCAAAACGCCGCATCGCGCTGCTGGTGTCATTGCTGGCCGCGCCGGCCATGACGCCGACGATATCCAGCAGACTGTCCTGCACGATTGCACGAGTCTTGAGCGGGGCATCGAGGAAATCAAAGTCGCGACAGAATTCGAAGAGTGACATTCAACAATCCCTTCCTGTGAGTTGAGCCGGGCCGATCATGGCCGGCGCTGCTCAACAATGAGCCACGGGGAGGGTGCCGCTCTAGCAACATTTTCGTCGGGCTATTGATAACCAAATCACCCAACGCTTGTGCCGAGCGGATTAACGGCGGGGAAACTTCGCCAGAATCCATTCGCGAAAACGCCGCAGTTCTTCTTCGTTTTCGGAGCTTTCGCGACAGCTCAGGTAGTGCCAGCTATTGCGCAATTGCACCTGTTGCTCGATCGGTCGCACCAGCAGGCCTTGCTGTACCAATCCCGTGACCAGGTGATTCCAGCCCAACGCGATGCCCTGATGGGTCAGGACCATGCTGATGAGCAGGTTGTAGTCGTTGGCGTTGAAGATCTGTGGGCTGTTCGGCGGACGGTCATCGATATCGATGGCCTGAAATGCCAGCCACACGCCCCAGTCGACATGCTCGGCGACCTGCGAGCGGCCATAGGGGCTCAGGTTGAGCAGGGCCGAATCGCGCACGCCTTCGATCGTCGCAATCTCCGGGTGTTTCTCCAGATACTGCGGGGTGCACACCGGATAAATCACGTCGTGGCACAACGGGTAGCTTCTATAACCATCACGAATGCGCGAAATCTTGTTAATGAAGATGTCCGGCTGCACACCGGGTTCCATGGTCAGAAAGTTCTGCGTGGTGATCAGGTTGAGTTCGATATCCGGGCACTGCGCAAAGAACTCTTGCAGATGATTCGACAGCCACAGTGCGGAAAAGGCCGGCGAGCAACAAACGGTGAGCACCTTCTTGGTCGACTGGCTGCTGCGGATGCGTTCGGCAGCCTGGGCGATGTTGACGAACGACAGCTGCGCGGCATCGAAGAACACCGCGCCGGCGGCCGTCAGTTCCACCGCACGACCGACCCGGGTAAACAGCTGCGCGCCCAGATAGCTTTCCAGCTCACGGATCTGCCGGCTGATCGCGGCTTGAGAAACGCACAATGCCTCGGCCGCACGGGTGAAGCTTTCGTATTTGGCCGCGGCGACAAATGCCTTCACAGCCCTTAAGGACGGCATTTTCAGCAGGATGGTGTCAGGGTCGACATGCTTGCTCATTCGTACACTCTCCTAACGATACAGCTCCCCAACGAAGCGCGAGGAGGGTAACGGAACCGTGCGGGGACGGCTACGCGAGCGTCGCTGTGGGGATAGACCCGGTCGCTCATGGTGCTGACGCAGCACCCGGCAACGGCAGTCTTCGCAACCGATAACCCGACGTTATCGAATTGTCCCTGTAAATGTAGTTGGATTAAGCGGGGTGATGCTAATAGATTTGAAACATCCCTTTTTCCTGGGACCTCAAAAATAATAAAAGGAAGCCCGTCGTGAAGACATTTATTCATTACCGCTGCCGCTTACAATTATTTTTGCTCGTTTGCCTGTCGCTTAATGCGAAAGATGCACGATGCGAAGGAGGCATGGTATGACAAGTTCCGACGAGATCATCTGCGTAAAGAATGTTTTCAAAGTCTTCGGTACGCAGCCAGCACTTGCCATGGAAATGGTTAAAGAAGGCGCATCAAAAGCTGAAGTGTTCAAAAAGACCGGTCAGGCGATTGGTGTTTTTGATGCCAACTTCTCGGTTCGCCGTGGCGAGATTTTCGTGATCATGGGTTTGTCCGGTTCGGGCAAATCGACCATGGTCAGATTGTTCAACCGGTTGATCGAACCAACCTCCGGGCAGATCTTTCTCAATGGCAAGGAAATCACCGGCCTGGGCGACAAGGACTTGTTGCAAGTTCGCCGCAAAGACATGGGCATGGTCTTCCAGTCGTTTGCTTTGATGCCGCACATGAGCGTCATCGACAACGTCAGCTTCGGCCTGGAAATCAGTGGCGTCAGCGAGAAGGAACGCTATTGCCGCGCGATGGGCGCACTGGAGCAGGTCGGGCTTTCGGGGCAGGAGCTGAGCTTTCCTCACCAACTCTCCGGCGGTATGCAACAACGCGTCGGCCTGGCCCGCGCGCTGGCCAACGATCCCGCCATTCTGCTGATGGATGAAGCCTTCTCGGCTCTTGATCCGATGATTCGCAGCGAGATGCAGGGCGAGCTGATCAAGCTCCAGGCCGAGCAGGACCGCACGATCATTTTCATCTCCCACGATATAGAAGAAGCGGTTCGAATCGGTCACCGCATTGCCATCATGGAAGGTGGGCGGGTGGTGCAAATCGGCACGCCGCGTGAACTTCTGTGCAACCCGGTGAATAAATATGTTCGCGATTTCTTTAATGGATTCGACACCAGTCGCATTCTGAAAGCGGGCGATATCGCGCAACAGGATTGCAATGTCGCTTATATACCGGGCGGGCAAACGCCGATTAAAGCGGAAGCGTCTCTTCGCGACATCTTTCATCTGGTTGCGGCCTCGTCAACTCCCATGCCGGTGGTGGATGAAGTTGGGCTTTATAAAGGTTCGATTTCGCAAGGCCATCTTCTGAGTTGTCTGTGTAACAGCTGAACTGCGAATAATCAGAATTGATTTACCGCTTCTGAGGGCGAGGTAGCACCATGTCAGACTTCAACTTTCTAGATCCTTTCCAAAGTTTAAATATTCCCTTGGGTTCGTGGGTAGAGACCGCCCTTAAATATCTGGTGCATAACTTCAGGGAAGTGTTTCGCTCGATCCGCTGGCCGGTCGATCAAGTACTCGACGGTGTGCAGTGGGGACTGCTGTCGGTTCCGCCCACGGTGTTCATCATCATCGCCGGACTGATCAGTTGGCAGATTGGCGGCAAGCGCATCGCGATCTTCAGCGTCGCAACCCTCACCGGGCTTGGACTGATCGGTGTGTGGAACGATGCGATGGTCACGCTGGCCCTGGTGCTGACCTCGCTGTTGTTCTGCGCGGTCATTGGCATACCGCTGGGCATCTTGTGTGCACGCAGTGATCGCACGGAAATGATCATTCGCCCGGTGCTGGACGCCATGCAAACGCTCCCTGCATTCGTCTATCTGGTGCCGGTGGTGATGCTCTTTGGTATCGGCAACGTCCCCGGTGTGATCGTCACCATCATCTTTTCCGTCGCGCCGCTGGTGCGGCTAACCAACCTTGGTATTCGCCAAGTCCCTGCGGACAAGGTCGAAGCCGCCCGCGCGTTCGGCTGCACAGCTACGCAAATGCTTATGAAGGTGCAATTGCCGTTGGCGGCGCCAACGATGATGGCCGGCCTCAACCAGACACTGATGCTGTCGCTGTCGATGGTGGTGGTCGCCTCGATGATTTCGGTGGGCGGTCTGGGCTTGATGGTGTTGAGCGGCATCGGCCGCCTCGACATGGGCCTGGCCAGCGTCGGTGGCGCGGGGCTGGTGCTGCTCGCGGTATTCCTTGATCGACTGACCCAGGCAATGGGTGAGCGCAGCAGCGATCTGGCCACGGGTCAGCGCTGGTATGAAAGCGGCCCCGTGGGGCTGGTCATGAAACTGAAGAAAAAGAAGAACGTTGTACGTCCAGTGACGAATTGAGTTGGCCTGCTCACCCCATTAAAAACTCCAAGCGTGGTGAAACATGAAACTGACAAATCTCAAGAAAAGCGTGGTGGCGAGCCTGGTGGCTTCGGTGTTTGGCACCTTGCTGTGCTCGGCGGTTTACGCGGCCGATGCCAACAAACCCGGTGCCGGTGTTTCGATTACGCCGATTTTCCCGACCATTGCTGAAGAACGCTTTCGTGGTGAGGTGGTGATCGCCGGCCTTAAGGAGTTGGGCTACGACGTCAAACAGCCAAAAGAAGTCGACTACCCGGCGATGTTTCTCGCGCTGTCTTATGGTGATGCGGATTTCACCGTGCATGAATGGGAACACCTGCACCAAGCGTTTTATGAAAAGGCCGGCGGCGATGACGTGATGGTCAAGGTCGGGCAAGTCATGAAAGGCGTGCTGCAGGGCTACATGATCGACAAGAAGACCGCCGAGGCTTATCAGATCAAGGATCTGTCGGACCTGAAGAAACCCGAAATCGCCAAGCTCTTCGACAGCAATGGTGACGGCAAGGCCGACCTGACGGGCTGCAATCCGGGTTGGGGCTGCGAGATCATGATCGAACACCACATGAAAGCCTATGGCTTGGGTCCCACCGTAGTCGACAACCGCGGCTCGTACTTCGCGTTGATGGCTGACACCATTGCGCGGCTTCAGCAAGGCAAGCCCGTGCTGTTCTTCACTTGGGTTCCGCAGTGGATTGCCAGTGTATTGGTGGAAGGGCGTGACGTCGTCTGGTTGCCGGTGCCTTTCACCTCGCTGCCGGATGGCAAGGAAAGCAAGGACACCTTCCACGACGGCAAGAACCTCGGTTTCCCGGTGGACACGATCAATGCCGTCATGAGCAAAGAGTTCGCCGAGAAGAACCCGGTGGCGCGCAAATTCCTCTCTGAAGTCAGCATCCCGACGGCCGCTGAAAGTGCGCAAAACCTGCGCATGCAAAACGGTGAGAAGTCGCTGGCCGACATCAAGCGTCATGCCGCGGAATGGATCAAGGCCAACCAGCAAGCCTATGACGGCTGGTTGAGTGACGCCCGGGCGGCAGCGAAGTAATCGGTTCGACCACGGTTTGGCGGCGGGCGGTGCCAGTCGCCAAGCCACAAGGTTGTCGTTTCAAGTGAAGGTGAGCGGGTGACGCAAGATGGAAACGTTCCAGAGTCCGTTGAAACAACAGAACATCGGCTTTCGCCCATCCACCGTGATGTCGGGCCATGAACGTGTGGTGCGGGTGGCGTTTATTCTGCTCGATCATTTTTCCTTGACGACCCTTTCAACGGCGATGGACGCCTTGGCCACTGGAAACCTGATCAACGCTGAGACGATTTACACGGTATCGACCTACTCACTGCAGGGCGGGCTGGTTGAAAGTGATATTGGCGTGTCGCTGGCTTCGCAAAGGCTGCTTGCCGAAGGTTTCAATCATGATGCGGTGATTGTCGTCGGAGGCCAGCGTGTGAGGCTTGCCACACAGCCAGTGCTGCGCCGAGTGCTGAAGAAGTCCTCGGGCAAAGGGATCGTTGCCGGGTGCTGGAATGCCGCGTTTTATCTGGCCGATGCCGGTTTGCTGGAGGCTTGCGAGTTCGCCTGTCACAGCGACAGCTGCGGCCTGATCAATGAATATTTCCCGCAGTTGAAAGTTTCCGCTCGTGAGTTTATTTGCACAGAGCGCCGGGCCACTTGCGCCAACGCTCATTCGGCGCTGGATATGACCCTGGCGATCATGCAGGAGCTGGGAGCGGGTAACGATGCGGCACTGGTCGATGAAATAAAACGGGTTCACCAGTCTGGACACCTTCAACCGAAGACTGCCGACAGTCTCCGCTGTTCAGCGATTCCCAAGCCTTTGAACATCGCGCTCGACTTGATGGAACAAAACATTGAGGAGCCGTTGGAAATTGACGCAATCGCCAGTCAGGTCGGCGTGTCACGCCGGCAACTGGAAAGAAGGTTTGCCCGCTATCTGAATGCGGCACCCAATCGTTACTACCTGGAGCTGCGTTTGACTCGGGCCCGGCAACTGATTGTGCAAAGTGATCGCTCGTTGACGGATGTCGCTTTGGCAACCGGGTTTGTCAGCTATCCGCACTTCTATAAACGCTTCAAGGACTTGTTCGGCTTACCGCCCATGACCTTCAGGGATTATTACTACTCGAGCGACTGTGCCAGTAGCGGACGTTATGCCGTAGCGGCCAGTTTTTAAAACAAACAGTCAATCGTCACTGTTTGCGCAAGTGCCAGTTTTACAAGTTTCCGGATCAACGCCACTGCGTGCGTTCGCTTTGTGCCGCGTGCGTTTTGCAACTTCAACGATTAACGGTTCAACACTATGAAAGTCAGTTCATTACCCGCCGATGATGATAGTTGTGGCTGGTTTCATTTGAGCAAGCCACGCAGTCCCGAACCGGCTCACCGTGGGCACCGTTCCGTTCGCTGGGTGATCATCGGTGCCGGCTTCACGGGACTGGCGTGCGCGCGGCAACTGGCGTTGAATTTTCCCGACGACGAAGTGGTGCTTATCGAAGCGCAGGAAGTCGGGCTGGGGCCATCGGGGCGCAATGCCGGTTTTGCCATTGATCTTCCCCATGACATTGGCGCTGAGGATTACATCGGTGACATCGCGCTGGCCCGGACCAGTTTGAAACTCAATCTGGCCGGCCAATCGATACTTCGCGAGCTGGTCGATCAATACCGCATCGACTGCCAGATGAAAGCCTGCGGCAAATATCAGGCGGCGGTAGAGAATCGCGGTATCGCCGTACTCGATGCCTATCGCCGGGGCCTGGAAAAACTCGATCAGCCCTTTCAAATGATTGATGCCGACGAATTGCCCGAACACTTGGGCACACGGTTTTACCGCCAGGCATTGTTCACCCCGGGGGCGGTGCTACTGCAACCGTCCGGACTGGTGAAAGGCCTCGCCGACAACCTGCCATCGAACGTCACGCTGTATGAGCGCACCCCGATTCTGGAAGTGGAATACGGCGCCAAGACGATCCTCAAACACGCTCACGGCAGCATCACCGCCGACAAGCTGATTCTGGCGAACAACTCGTTCGGCATGCGTTTCGGTTTCCTGCAAGGGCGCATGTTGCCGATCTACACCTACGCGAGCATCAGCCGGCCGCTGACCGAAGAGGAGCAGGCGCGCCTGGGCGGCAAACCGTTCTGGGGCGCCATTCCGGCCGATCCGTTCGGCACCACGGTGCGCCGCACCCCGGATAACCGCCTGCTGATCCGCAACAGTTTCACCTTCAACCCGGATGGCCGCAGCAACAGCAAATACAACGAACGTTTCGTGCGTCGGCACAAGGCTTCATTCGATCAGCGGTTCCCGATGTTGCCGGACGTAACGTTCGACTACACCTGGGGCGGCGCCTTGGCCATGTCGCGCAACCACAACGGCTTCTTCGGTGAACTGGCGCCCAATGTTTATGGCGCGCTGGGATGCAACGGTCTGGGCGTCACGCGGGGAACTGTCACCGGCAAGTTGCTCGCTGACTGGCTGGCGGGGCAGCGTGACCCACTGATTGATTTCCTGTTGCAGGCGCCAGGGCCCAACAGCAACCCGCCAGAACCGTTCCTTTCGCTTGGGGTGAACATGAACCTCAAGTGGGGGCAGTACCGCGCAGGGAGAGAAAGCTGAGTCTGCGTTGGCCGGTCGCTGAAGCCTCGTCGCTCTGCTGCCGTCCTGAAGGCTTCACCGCCAATAACCAAGGTCTGCCCGGCATGCCGTCGGGCGCACGGATTGAACATTGAACCACTGGAGAAAACGCTATGAACTTTGACGGAATTTTCACCCCTGCCATTACCCCGTTGTCCGCTGATGGCCAGATCGACTATTCGGCGTTCTCCGAGGTGCTCGAATACCTGATCGAGTCCAAGGTTCACGGCATCGTAATTGGCGGCTCCACCGGCGAGTATTACGCGCACACCGCCGAGGAGCGCGTGGCCGTCGCCGAGCGGGCCAAAGAGGTGATCCGCGGACGTTTGCCACTGGTGATCGGCACCGGTGGCATTCGTACCGAAGATTCTGTGTACTTTGCCGAGAAGGCCAAGTCACTTGAAGCGGACGCTATTCTTGTGGGGTCACCGCCATACGCCTTGCCGACGCAAAAGGAAATTGCCGCCCATGTGCTCGCCGTGGACAAGGCCGCCGGGCTGCCGATCATGCTTTACAACTACCCGTCGCGGATGGGCGTGGCGATGGGCGATGAGTTTTTCGAAGCGATTGCTGGCTGCAAGAACATCGCCGCGATCAAGGAAAGTTCGGGCGAGATGAGCCGCCTGCACCGTCTGGCTCACGCTCATCCGTCGATCCAGCTGTCCTGTGGCTGGGATGATCAGGCCCTGGAGTTTTTCGCCTGGGGCGCGCGCAGCTGGGTTTGCGCCGGCTCGAACTTCATCCCGCGCGAACACATCGCGCTCTACGAAGCCTGTGTCCTCGAGAAAAATTTCGATAAGGGCCGGCGGATCATGTCGGCGATGTTGCCGTTGATGGATTTCCTCGAGAGCGGCAAGTTCGTGCAGTCGATCAAACATGGCAGCGAACTCAGTGGGCTGCGTGCCGGCGGTGTCCGGGCGCCACTGCAAGCGCTGGAGCCTTCC encodes:
- a CDS encoding MFS transporter, yielding MNTSTSSLAAYANHGERVSTRIVFLITGIVMSAWAPLVPLVKARTGLDDGGLGLLLLGFGIGSIVAMPFAGYLTARFGCRPVIICSTLALCSVLPMLSHLTWLPGLALAVLGFGASMGMLDCAINIQSIIVEKNSGETLQSGFHGLYSVGGIAGSGAMTAMLSLGLNPLLSVLCLVAIILAALYKAAPGLLPYGTERDGPLLALPRGIVLLLGCLCFIVFLTEGAMLDWSAVFLASQRAMEPSYAGLGYASFAAAMTLGRLTGDAIVSRLGGVRVVALGGICAAAGMLVSLVFDSWQAALLGYALVGIGCSNIVPVLFTAAGRQQRMPQRTAIPAIISMGYAGILMGPAFIGMVAHFSTLVVALGGLVFLLLFVSYAARFLET
- a CDS encoding aromatic ring-hydroxylating dioxygenase subunit alpha; translation: MNNKESVFDLIAQRKPWHSLPGALYSNESVYRQDLEQIWHKDWIFAGHTFEITKPGQYFTLQIGDYPVAVVRGKDGEVRAFHNACRHRGAKICEADHGKVAKMVCPYHKWTYELDGNLLFAGNMGQDFDKSQYSLKSVHCEIVDTYIYVCVAAKAPDFEGFRKAVSPFVAPHYLENCKVAFESNIVEKGNWKLVFENNRECYHCDGSHPELLHSFVDNLSVGGISGEDDPELSAYWSKCESAGLPSRLVMDINGQFRMTRIPLSSGAVSYTMDGKPAVAGRLDKTAEADIGALLYFHYPSTWNHFLGDHALSFRVLPISATETLVTTKWLVPDSAVEGVDYDLERLTKVWIATNDQDRTLVEGTQRGVTSPSYEPGPYSETAETGVCQFDDWYCATMMDRLKGPIPLKSVG
- a CDS encoding LysR family transcriptional regulator yields the protein MSKHVDPDTILLKMPSLRAVKAFVAAAKYESFTRAAEALCVSQAAISRQIRELESYLGAQLFTRVGRAVELTAAGAVFFDAAQLSFVNIAQAAERIRSSQSTKKVLTVCCSPAFSALWLSNHLQEFFAQCPDIELNLITTQNFLTMEPGVQPDIFINKISRIRDGYRSYPLCHDVIYPVCTPQYLEKHPEIATIEGVRDSALLNLSPYGRSQVAEHVDWGVWLAFQAIDIDDRPPNSPQIFNANDYNLLISMVLTHQGIALGWNHLVTGLVQQGLLVRPIEQQVQLRNSWHYLSCRESSENEEELRRFREWILAKFPRR
- the proX gene encoding glycine betaine/L-proline ABC transporter substrate-binding protein ProX, giving the protein MKLTNLKKSVVASLVASVFGTLLCSAVYAADANKPGAGVSITPIFPTIAEERFRGEVVIAGLKELGYDVKQPKEVDYPAMFLALSYGDADFTVHEWEHLHQAFYEKAGGDDVMVKVGQVMKGVLQGYMIDKKTAEAYQIKDLSDLKKPEIAKLFDSNGDGKADLTGCNPGWGCEIMIEHHMKAYGLGPTVVDNRGSYFALMADTIARLQQGKPVLFFTWVPQWIASVLVEGRDVVWLPVPFTSLPDGKESKDTFHDGKNLGFPVDTINAVMSKEFAEKNPVARKFLSEVSIPTAAESAQNLRMQNGEKSLADIKRHAAEWIKANQQAYDGWLSDARAAAK
- a CDS encoding glycine betaine/L-proline ABC transporter ATP-binding protein, producing MTSSDEIICVKNVFKVFGTQPALAMEMVKEGASKAEVFKKTGQAIGVFDANFSVRRGEIFVIMGLSGSGKSTMVRLFNRLIEPTSGQIFLNGKEITGLGDKDLLQVRRKDMGMVFQSFALMPHMSVIDNVSFGLEISGVSEKERYCRAMGALEQVGLSGQELSFPHQLSGGMQQRVGLARALANDPAILLMDEAFSALDPMIRSEMQGELIKLQAEQDRTIIFISHDIEEAVRIGHRIAIMEGGRVVQIGTPRELLCNPVNKYVRDFFNGFDTSRILKAGDIAQQDCNVAYIPGGQTPIKAEASLRDIFHLVAASSTPMPVVDEVGLYKGSISQGHLLSCLCNS
- a CDS encoding FAD-binding oxidoreductase — encoded protein: MKVSSLPADDDSCGWFHLSKPRSPEPAHRGHRSVRWVIIGAGFTGLACARQLALNFPDDEVVLIEAQEVGLGPSGRNAGFAIDLPHDIGAEDYIGDIALARTSLKLNLAGQSILRELVDQYRIDCQMKACGKYQAAVENRGIAVLDAYRRGLEKLDQPFQMIDADELPEHLGTRFYRQALFTPGAVLLQPSGLVKGLADNLPSNVTLYERTPILEVEYGAKTILKHAHGSITADKLILANNSFGMRFGFLQGRMLPIYTYASISRPLTEEEQARLGGKPFWGAIPADPFGTTVRRTPDNRLLIRNSFTFNPDGRSNSKYNERFVRRHKASFDQRFPMLPDVTFDYTWGGALAMSRNHNGFFGELAPNVYGALGCNGLGVTRGTVTGKLLADWLAGQRDPLIDFLLQAPGPNSNPPEPFLSLGVNMNLKWGQYRAGRES
- a CDS encoding MmgE/PrpD family protein; translated protein: MSLFEFCRDFDFLDAPLKTRAIVQDSLLDIVGVMAGAASNDTSSAMRRFAERHYPAGAYSSRLIFAGQRVNVLGAAWAGGFSADSLDAHEGHFKSKGHAGATVVPAVLALADALHHQGQSISGHELLTALCIGYETALRAGSALMATSPTYHASGGFSALGVVCAGARLLGFDEPTFRHALGIAEYFSARCPMMRVVQAPTMLRDAHGAGAFAGLNALLMAREGITGAPAETVEDVTVAEYWTDIGTRWEIDSQYFKPWPVCRWAQPALTAMLELQRENPQLHADSIETVRVETFYESMCLQGHTPSDADQAQYALAFPLAALIVRGKVGPEEVTGAAIFAEDILALSRRIEVVEAADISARFPDEILSRLTITLKNGAVLVSPVTAARGDPETALSAAELSQKFDLFASGLGVERSAEVKAVIKHIAQSSCAITAMEAIFPAVPPLPSGPIDNPNA
- a CDS encoding helix-turn-helix domain-containing protein translates to MAFILLDHFSLTTLSTAMDALATGNLINAETIYTVSTYSLQGGLVESDIGVSLASQRLLAEGFNHDAVIVVGGQRVRLATQPVLRRVLKKSSGKGIVAGCWNAAFYLADAGLLEACEFACHSDSCGLINEYFPQLKVSAREFICTERRATCANAHSALDMTLAIMQELGAGNDAALVDEIKRVHQSGHLQPKTADSLRCSAIPKPLNIALDLMEQNIEEPLEIDAIASQVGVSRRQLERRFARYLNAAPNRYYLELRLTRARQLIVQSDRSLTDVALATGFVSYPHFYKRFKDLFGLPPMTFRDYYYSSDCASSGRYAVAASF
- the proW gene encoding glycine betaine/L-proline ABC transporter permease ProW, with the translated sequence MSDFNFLDPFQSLNIPLGSWVETALKYLVHNFREVFRSIRWPVDQVLDGVQWGLLSVPPTVFIIIAGLISWQIGGKRIAIFSVATLTGLGLIGVWNDAMVTLALVLTSLLFCAVIGIPLGILCARSDRTEMIIRPVLDAMQTLPAFVYLVPVVMLFGIGNVPGVIVTIIFSVAPLVRLTNLGIRQVPADKVEAARAFGCTATQMLMKVQLPLAAPTMMAGLNQTLMLSLSMVVVASMISVGGLGLMVLSGIGRLDMGLASVGGAGLVLLAVFLDRLTQAMGERSSDLATGQRWYESGPVGLVMKLKKKKNVVRPVTN
- a CDS encoding dihydrodipicolinate synthase family protein, which produces MNFDGIFTPAITPLSADGQIDYSAFSEVLEYLIESKVHGIVIGGSTGEYYAHTAEERVAVAERAKEVIRGRLPLVIGTGGIRTEDSVYFAEKAKSLEADAILVGSPPYALPTQKEIAAHVLAVDKAAGLPIMLYNYPSRMGVAMGDEFFEAIAGCKNIAAIKESSGEMSRLHRLAHAHPSIQLSCGWDDQALEFFAWGARSWVCAGSNFIPREHIALYEACVLEKNFDKGRRIMSAMLPLMDFLESGKFVQSIKHGSELSGLRAGGVRAPLQALEPSEKQALESVIKTLQKNVARIVEEA